CTTAAAAGTATTACTCCAAAAACGAGTGGAAAGAGGAAAATCAGCTGAGCATGCCCTCCAGCTTCTCCACGAACTCCATGCTCCTCCTGAGGTCGGCGAAGTAGTCCTTGGCCTTTTCGATGTGCTCCCTCTCCACCCTTCCGCCCCTCGCGAGGACGCTCGCCGGGGCGAGGAGCTGGACGGCGTAGCGGAGGCTGGTCTTCTCGCCGAGCTCCGCGAGGTACTCGATGGCCTCCTCGCTCACTTCAATCTTCTCCTCCCTCGCGCGGATCTTAACTATCTCCCGAATCTCCTCCTTCTTGTAGGGCTCGGTGTTGATTATGAGAAGCCTGTCGAGCATGTCAATCGGTATTCCGTGCGGCGCCTCTATGTCTGTGCCCCTTATCTTTGTCCTTCCCCTGTTGGTGGCGAGGATAAGAATCGGCGCCAGCTCGCTCTCCATCGCCCTCGCGAGGAAGGAGAAGGCCTCGATGTCGAGCATGTGGCACTCGTCTATGAAGAGCACCCCCGGCACGAGCGTCGCCTTCCCCTCCTCTATCCACCCCTTGACGGTCTCGTCAACGCGCTGCCTTATCTCGTCGCTTATTTCCATGCCAGTGCTAAAGAGCAGTCCGAAGATGTTACCGCGGGCGTTGGCAACGTCGAGGTCGTGGAGGGTAACGGTGTAGGTGAACTCCTTTATCTTGAGCACCGGCCCGCTCGGGAGGTTCACCTTGCGCTTGAAGAAGAGGCCTTCTTCCTCCTTCGTGGTGCCTATCTTCGAAATCCTGCCCGTCTCGGCGTCTATCTGTATAACGTCGCCCTCCTCGACGCCCATCTCCATGAGCTGATAGGCTATCTCCCTGCCAGCCCTAATCGTCTTCTCGTCGTCCTTTGTGCGGAGGGTTATGATGACGCTCTCGGGGATTTCGACGTAGGGGTTGAAGGGGTGTCTCGTCCTGTTGATTTTAATCTCCCTGACCTCTCCCTCGTAGACCTTCCTCTCCTCGCTGATTCTAACTCCAATCGCCCTCCTGAGGGCCTCCTTCAGGAACTCGGTCTTCTTGACCTCGGCCGAGTATATCTCGCTCCCCGCTATCTGGACGAAGGGGACATCTTCACCGAGCTCCCTCGCTATGCCCATGGCTATTGCCGTCTTACCGCTCCCGGTCGGACCAACGAGGAGGATTCCCTTGCCGGCGAGCTTGCCGCGCTTGATGAGTTCGACCGCTATCCCCGCCGCTTCCCTCGCCTTGACCTGCCCGACCATTCCGTCGGCCATGAACTTCGCCTTTCCGTTCTCGTCGAGACCGAGGCCCCTTATGTGGGAGTGCATGCCGACCCTCTCGAAGCTCCTGGGAGCCACTTCCTCTATCACCGGCATGACACCACCCCCTTAATCTTTCCAGGGGTTACTAAAAGAGAGAGATTTAAAAATTTGACGGAGGCTCAGGCCGTCGATCCCGGGCATCGTTCACCCCAAAGGCCAATGTCATCATCGCCATGGACCGTTTCGTCGGGAGCTTAAAAACTCACCTGTACCTGAGCCAGAAGTACAGGGAGGCGGTTCCGACCACGATGGAAACCGCGATCAGGAAGGCACCGACGAACCTTGCAACGGAAGAGTTCTCCCCCATCGCCAGCCAGCCCATCAGTAGGCCCGCGGGAACGAGCAGCAAAACCGCCTTCTCGGATTTCCAGAAGAAGGCCGGTATCAGGAAAGCCCCTGCCAGGAGGTAGAGCGGGTTTCCATAGTTCAGGAACAGCAGGATTGGCAGGAGAATGCCGAGAATTAGGTGGGCGTCTCCAGCGCGCTTCGATGGCCTTGAGCGGTTAAGCTCCCGAACCCCCGCGAGGAGCACGAAGAACGCCACCAGGAGAAGCGCGAGGGATAATCCGCCGCCCGAATTCTGGAAATACGCCGAGAGGGCCACGAGGAAGAAGGAGAGCACGATGAGTACCTCGCCCCTCACGCTCCCACCTCAGAGGACGTTGAGGTACTTGTGAACCTGAAAGCTCAGCCCGACGTTCTTTCTCCCCATAACCAGAGCCGCCTCGCGATAAAGGTTCATCA
This Thermococcus cleftensis DNA region includes the following protein-coding sequences:
- a CDS encoding RuvB-like helicase codes for the protein MPVIEEVAPRSFERVGMHSHIRGLGLDENGKAKFMADGMVGQVKAREAAGIAVELIKRGKLAGKGILLVGPTGSGKTAIAMGIARELGEDVPFVQIAGSEIYSAEVKKTEFLKEALRRAIGVRISEERKVYEGEVREIKINRTRHPFNPYVEIPESVIITLRTKDDEKTIRAGREIAYQLMEMGVEEGDVIQIDAETGRISKIGTTKEEEGLFFKRKVNLPSGPVLKIKEFTYTVTLHDLDVANARGNIFGLLFSTGMEISDEIRQRVDETVKGWIEEGKATLVPGVLFIDECHMLDIEAFSFLARAMESELAPILILATNRGRTKIRGTDIEAPHGIPIDMLDRLLIINTEPYKKEEIREIVKIRAREEKIEVSEEAIEYLAELGEKTSLRYAVQLLAPASVLARGGRVEREHIEKAKDYFADLRRSMEFVEKLEGMLS